One genomic segment of Manis pentadactyla isolate mManPen7 chromosome 1, mManPen7.hap1, whole genome shotgun sequence includes these proteins:
- the LOC118918412 gene encoding cyclin-O-like, translating to MGATVLQVEVHPPRVKQMLALCCSAFSWQQLCNLEYIMLHKLHFSLGVPTISFLEHFMHKCVDVGQAEVSKTLEVQALARGVVELSLADYAFTNYTPSLLTICCLALADHKLQLLCLVDLHLGGHPEAALQDCLGKLQLLVAINGTLLTQMLPFHISKKCGLFLSSE from the coding sequence ATGGGGGCCACTGTGTTACAGGTGGAGGTGCACCCGCCACGCGTGAAGCAGATGCTGGCTCTGTGCTGCAGCGCCTTCTCTTGGCAGCAACTCTGTAACCTTGAGTATATCATGCTACACAAACTGCACTTCAGCCTGGGCGTGCCAACCATCAGCTTCCTGGAGCATTTCATGCACAAGTGCGTGGATGTTGGACAGGCAGAAGTCTCCAAAACCCTGGAGGTGCAAGCCCTGGCACGTGGGGTGGTGGAGCTAAGCCTGGCAGACTATGCCTTCACCAACtacactccctccctcctgaccatCTGTTGCCTGGCGCTAGCTGACCATAAGCTGCAGCTTCTGTGCCTGGTGGACTTGCACCTGGGCGGGCACCCGGAGGCAGCACTGCAGGACTGCCTGGGCAAGCTGCAGCTGCTGGTGGCCATAAATGGAACCTTGTTGACTCAGATGCTGCCGTTCCATATCTCCAAGAAGTGCGGCCTGTTCCTGAGCTCAGAATAA